The sequence below is a genomic window from Streptomyces parvus.
GGCTGCGGACAGAGCCCGGTTCGCGGTCTGTTCGGTGGTGGTGAGTTCGCCGCCTGGCGGGCGGCGCTTGGCGGTGGTGACCCAGCCGCCGGCACCGATGTAGGCCATGTCGGCCAGGATCGGGACGCCCTGGCGTACGCAGATCCGAAGGAGCTTGTGGGTGCGGGCGGCCGTCAGGTCGTGGGTTCGGCCCGGCAGCGCCGGCGACAGCCACAGAATCTCCCCGACCGGGTCCGTTCTCAATTGAGGTTGGGCTCCGCTGCCGTCTCAGCTGCGGTGCTGGGACCGGTCCCTGCAAGTCCTGTGCAGAGAAGAACATATGCGGTCAGAGCCAGGATCGGTATCTGGCCGCCCGTGCGGTCGATGTCGTCGATGAAGTACCCCGAGAGCCCTACCCAGAACAGCCCACCGGTGGCCAGCATCACTGTGTTGCCGACCTCCCCCATCGCCCGCATGCCAGCCCACAGCACAAGGGGCATCAGAGCCCAGGAGGCGGCCGTCGTGACCAGGAATTCGAACGCACCGGAGAACACCGTGTCGCCTGCGGCTGCGCTGTCGCGGGCCCACGTGTAGCCGGAAGCCATGAGGGTGTGACTGGCCGCTGTGGCGGCGGTGACGGTCAGGGCCCCTTTGGCATGTCGTGCGTATCGCATGGCGGTGATCCTCGCTCTTCCTCGGCTGTGGGCCCGGCACGCATGCGCCAGGCATCCGCTCAATGCGGTGGAGGCAGCGGGTGCAGGGCGTTGCCGACTGTGCAACCGCCCTCTCCGGGCATCCGCTGGATACGGGGCGGCATCCATACTTCGGTAGTGCCCGGTTCTACGCGGGCGAGGAGGCAGTCCTGCGGGTCGAAGTGGTTACCTTGGACTGACAGGAGAACGCCGACCCGCCCGCCGTACGCCTTCACCTCGGTACGGATCGCAGGATCCAGGTCGAGGGCGGCGAGCGTACGGCGCACCCTGGCCTCGTCCACCTGGCTGCCCGCCGCCACCCGGGGAAGTGACGCGCGGAGCTCCTTGAAAGGCAGCCGGGGCGGTTCGGGTGGCGGAGCGAAAGACAGCGGAGGGCCATCCGGGCAGTCCACGTCGCGGGGGGCCTCCCCCCACCGCGACTTGGGAGACACTCGTACGGCGAAGCAGCGACGTACGACGATCTCCTGGACGTCGAACCATTCGTTGTACGCCGATCCGGGCGTACGGACAATCACATCGACGCCGTCCCCGTCGTGTGTCGAAGTACCCGTCACCCGCAGTACCTCCACACCGTCGATACCCGTGGCGGAGCGTCCGACCTCTTCCGCCGTGCGGGGGCGCTGGCTGCGCAGCAACTTACCCGCCCTCGTGGCCACCTCCCGCGCAACGTCCGTCGCCTCGACCTCGCTGGACTGCACCACGCCGCAGCCGGCAGTGAGCAGCAACAGCGGGGCTAGCAGCAGTAGTCGGCGCATGACCCCACCCTTCCGGCGCCGCGCGCGACGGGCAGCCGCTCACATACTCAGACCGGTGTGGGTGATCGTACTCAGCCAGTGGGCGATCAGCCGCGGACGCCGGCTTCATGAGGTCGAGGACGCGGGAGGCACACCATCCCGGGTCCCACGCCACGGCCTCAACTCGGCCAGGGTCACTCGATCAGCCGACCGCAGCCCCGGCCAGCCGTGGCGGCCCGGTACCCCGGCGCCCGCGCCTGTCGATCACGACACCCCGACCGCGGACCTCCGCATCGGGTACGCGCGGTGCTCCAACCTCACCCAGGAACTCCAGTCGCAGCTTGACGCGCTCGCCGGACACGGCATCCCACGGGACAAGATCTTCGCCGAAAAGATCAGCACCCGGATGCGGGTTCGCCCGCAGTTCGAGGCCGCGCTCGCAGCCTCGATGGAGATCAAGGCCCACGCCCCGCACTGCCGCGTCATCTTCACGGTGAACGAGATGAAGCGTCTGGGACGCGACGCCGCGGAGCTGACAGCGCTCGCTGATCACCTCACCGCCCACGGCCTGGTCCTGGAGATGCTCGCCGGCCCTCTCCAGGGGATGTACGACCCCAGTGGACCGGGGCGCCTGCTGTTCGGGTTCTTCGCAGCAATGGCGGAGACGGAACGGGAGAACATCCGGGAGTCCACCCTCGAAGGGCTGAACGCCGCGGCCCGCAAGGGCAACCACGGCGGCCGACCGCCGGTCATCACCGACGACATGCTGCACACCGTGCTCCGCCGCCGCGCGAACGGCGAGACCGTCGAGGACATCCAGCCCGACCTCCCCATCCCCGCTGGCCGCCGCAAGGGACAGAGCCCCAGCCTCTCCAGCATCTACCGGGCGCTGGCCGAGCACGAGAAGACCCAGGCGTACCCGGAGGCCGTCGAAACGGCACACGCCGACTTCACCGCCCTCCAGCAGCGCGACCGCGGCGCGAGGTCGTTGTCGAGCACCTGCACGTCCACCTGCCGCGCGTCCTCAAGACGCCCACCAGCCCCCACACCGCCCACGCTGAGCAGGAGACCGCCCGATGATCCGCCGCTTCCGCCGTTGCGGCCACGCCCCCGGCGCAATAACCGCCGAGGACCAGCCCGTCGTCGACCAGTTCCAGGCGATGCTCACCGCCCTGCGCAACCCCGAGCCCTGGACACCAGACACAGGCAGCGCCCGGGACATCGCCGTGCGCGTCGGCCCGTTCGTGGAACGCGCGCAAACCCGCCCCGGCGACGACCACGGTCCCGACCTGATCGCCGTCACCCTGGTCCACCCCGACACCTCGCACGCCAACGCCTACCTCCGCGGCCGCCAGCTCGGCTACACCGAACGCGGCTGGCTGCGCTGCCCCACCACCGCGATCCTCGGCTTCTGGCAGCCCGGCTACGCGATGCTCACCCACGCCGCCAAGGGCCTGCCCCTGCCCGACGACATCGGCATGGCCCCCGCCCACTACGCCCTCTACATCGAGGCCCGCAAGCGCGACGACAGTCTCGACGGCTACACCCTGCTCCGGCTCGGTCCCGGAAGTCGACTCCCTCGCCGAGCTCAACGAGATGGTCGATCAGTGGGACCTGCGCGACGGGCACCGCCGGATCGGCTCGCGGCCGCGGACCGTGGATGAGTACTTCGCCGTCGAACAGCCGCTGCTGATGCCGCTGCCTCAGGAGCCTTTCGAGACGGGCCGGCTGTTCACGCCACGGGTCGACCGCTACAGCCAGATCAACGTCCGAACCAACCGCTACTCGGTCCCGACCCGTTTCATCGGCAAGCGGGTGCGCGTCGTCCTGCACGCCTCTCACCTGGTGGTCTACGACAGGAACGTCGAGGTGGCCCGGCACGAGAGGCTGATCGCGAAGGGCGGCTTGCGCCTGGACCTGGACCACTACCTCGAAGCCCTCATTCGCAAGCCCGGCGCTTTCCCCGGCGCGACGGCCCTGGAACAGGCCCGGTCCGCAGGCAAGTTCACCCCGGTCCACGACGCCTGGTGGGGCCCAGGCCCGCAAGGTCCACGGCGAGCGGGACGGCACCCGGGCGCTGATCGAGGTCCTACTGCTGAACCGTCACCTCGCCCACGAGCATGTCGTCGCGGGCCTGGCCACCGCGCTGCGGGCCGGCGCCCTGACCGCCGACGCTGTTGCCCTGGAGGCTCGCAAGGCCGCACAGGCGGAAGACGAGCCGATCATCGGCACATCCATTCCGCAGATGCCCGGCAGGCGCCGGCGACCGTCACGCCGCTGCACGAGTGGCGCCTGGCACACCTTCCCCCGGACACCCGGCCGCTGCCGTCAGTGACCCCCTACGACCAACTGCTACGACGCCGCCGCACCAGCGGCAGCGACCACCATGAGGGAGAAGCCCAGTGACCCTGCCCCGCCAGCGAGGCTTGACCGAGCAGGCCGCCGACGCGGCGATCGACACCGCCTGCCGCCTGCTGCGGCTTCCGTCGATCCGCAACGAGTTCAACGAGATCGTCGATCGGGCGATCAAGGACCAGATGACCTACCGCGGCTTCCTCGCCGAGCTGCTGATGACCGAGTGCGACGACCGCGCCAGGCGCCGTTCGGAACGACAGATCAAAGCAGCGGGCTTCCCACGGGAGAAGTCCCTGCGCGCCTTCGACTTCGACGCCAACCCGAACATCGACGCCGCCACCGTCCACACCCTCGCCAGCTGTGAATGGATCAAGAAGAGCCAGCTGCTCTGCCTGATCGGTGACTCCGGCACAGGCAAGTCCCACATGCTCATCGCCCTGGGCACCGAGGCCGCCATGAAGGGCTACCGCGTCCGCTACACGCTCGCCACGAAACTGGTGAACGAGCTGGTCGAGGCCGCTGACGAGAAGCAGCTGAACAAGACCATTGCCCGCTACGGCCGCGTGGACCTCCTCTGCATCGACCTATGCCGAGACCGCGACTATGCCGACAATCCGCTGGCGACGGTTGCATCCTCGCCTGTCTGGTCTGCGTTTGAGACGTCGAGATGGAAGGGTGATCCGTTGGCGAATGGCGTCCATCCCTGCGTGAGGGCGGTCCGGATGGCCTGGGCGACATCAGCGGGAACGACCGGCCTGGTCGTCAGACCGAACCAGTTCTCGGGGTGGTGCGAGCCGGTCTCGACGACGAGAACGGTTCCCGGGACGGTGGCGTCCTCGACCGCGAACGTCAGCGGACCCCAGCCGTTTGACTGGCAGTAGGTCGGCTTGTGGCGGACGCGCCAGCGGTAGGTGACGCCGTCCACGACGATGCGCCGGGAACCCTTCTTGACCAGCGCCACCGTCTGCTCCTTCGACTGCCCGTATGTCGCTCCGACACTCCCAGCCCGGCCTCGGGGAAGCAAACCATTTGAGTTTCCTCGGCATAGTCACAAGCGGTGGAGGAAGGCCAAGACTTTGTCGGTGGGCCGGTAGCGGCCCGGCCGGGCGGTGACGGGCGCAGTCAGCGCGAGCGCCTTCTCCTTGATGGTCATGTCGGCGTGGACGTAGGCGTCGGTGGAGCGGACGCCGGCATGGCCGAGCCAGAGCGCGATGACCGTGGTGTCCACTCCGGCCTGCAACAACGACATCGCGCAACTGTGCTGCAGGACGTGCGGGTGGATGCTCTTGTCCAGCAGAGACGGACAGGTTCGCGCCGCGGTCTTGGCGTGGGTGCTCAAGCGTTGCGCGACGGCGTCGCGACTGAGGCGCCGGCCGGTGCGGGTGCAGAACAGGGGGTCGCCACTGCGGCCGGCGCGTTCGTTGAGCCAGGAGCCCAGCAGGTTCTGGACGGGACGGTCGAGCGGGACGCTGCGCTCCTTTCGTCCCTTCCCCTCGCAGCGGACGGCGGCGCCGTCGCCCAGAGTGATGTCGCCGCAGTTCAAGCTGGTGAGCTCGGAGACGCGCAGGCCGGTCTGGACAGCCAGTGCCAGCATGGCTTTGTCCCGTCGTCCTTCCCATCGTTTCGGATCCGGCGCGGTCAGCAGCGCGTCGACCTCTGGGCTGGTCAGGAACGTGACGGTCCTCTTGTCGTACCGCTTCGGCGGGATGTCCAGGACCCGCTGGATGAGCAGAGCGTGTTCGGGATGTTGGAGGGCAGCGTAGGAGAACAGGGAGCGGATCGCGGTCAGGCGGACGTTGCGCGTTCTCGTGCTGTTGCCGCGCTCGTCCTCCAGGTGATTCAGGAACGTGGAGGACGAGCGCGTTCAGGTCGTTCCAGTCCAGCTTCGCCGGAGCAATTCCGGTCCGCTGCTGGACGAAGCCGAGCAGGAGGCGGAGTGCGTCGCGGTAGGCGGCGATGGTACGCGGGCTGGCCTGGCGCTGGCGGGCAAGCCGGTCGATGAAGAATGACTGCAAGGTGGGTGCGATCAGAGTCATGAGCGGGCCGCCTTCCGGACGCCGTCGCGGCGTGCGGCGGCCAGAGCGAGCAGTTCCGGTGCCGCCGACAAGTACCAGTAGGTGCAGGCCGGTTCGCGGTGTCCCATATAGGTCGACAGCGACGGGATCCGCGCCTGGACGTTGTCCTCGGTGCGATACCAGTGCAGCAGAGTGCGAACGGCGAAGGTGTGTCGCAGCTCGTGCAGTCGCGGTCTGTGCGGGGCATCGCGGCCGACGCCGGCGGCGTCGACCAGGGCCCGAAAGACCGGATGAACGCAGGCGTAGATGAGCCGCTTGGCAGTGAGGGAGATGAAGAACGCGGGGTCCTTGGGCCTGGGCATCAGATCCTTGCGAAGCCTGTCGTACTCGCGCAGCGCGTTCGTGGCGCTGCCCTGCAGCGGGACCAGCCGGGACTTGCCGAACTTGGACTCGCGGATGTGCAGCACGCCCTGGGGCCAGTCAATGTCGTCGCGGTCCAGCTTGATGGCCTCGCCGATGCGCAGGCCGGACGCGGCCAGCAGCCCGATCAGCGTGTAATAAGTCGCCGCCCGCAATGGCTGAGGGATGGTGTCTTCGGTCGCGGCCATGATCGCTGCGATGTCGGCGTCGGAGTAGAGGAAGATCTGACCCCGGCGCCGGTTGTAGGGCACCAGCCCCAGTGGAGGCACCTCGGTCGCCGGGTCGGTTCCGCTCAGATAGCGGGCGAACCCGCGGACCGCGGTGATCCGTCGAGGGCTGACCGTCGTGACCACCTCGGGCTCGCGGGTCTTCATCCAGTCCAGCGCGACGGCCACGGCCACGGTCACGGTCTGTTCGCCACGGTTGTCCATGAAGCTCACGAAGTCCGGCAGCAGATACGCCGCTTCGGCCATCTGGTGCCCCAGCGAACGGCGAAGCCGCAGGTAGTCAGCAAGCGCCTGGTGGAGATCGGTCATGCCGCCTCCGTCCCGGGCCAGGGCTGTGCGACCGCGCGCAGCGCGATGAAGTCGACCTTCGCGTAGAGCGCGGTCGTGGCCAGGTCCTGATGCCGGAGAACCTGGCCGATCGCCGTGAGACCGGCGCCGTTGCGGAGCATGTCGGCGGCCAGGGCATGGCGCAGCCGGTGCGGCCCGACCTTGGGCGAACCGGCCCGCAGACAGGCTCGTTCCACGACGTCGCCGACCAGGTCCGCCCGGATCGGACCATGCGGAGCCCTGCAGGTCAGGAACACGTGACGGGCATCCAGGCGGGGCCTTGCACCGGACAAGTACGCGACCAAGGCTTCGCCGACGTCAGCCGGAAGGGGGAGCCGGTCCTCACGGCGTCCCTTGCCGCGGACAACGATCTCGCCGCAACGCCAGTCCACGTCGTTCAGCAATAGCCGGGCTACCTCGATCGAGCGCAGCCCGAGCCTGGCGACCAGCATCAGGATCGCGTAGTCGCGGACGCCGACCCCTGGCGCGGAGTGTGGTCCAACAACCGCTGAACATCACCGGTCGCCATCGTCGGCGGCACGGAGGCGAAGCGCCACCCACCCACTGGAGGCACCGCGCCGCCGAGCTTCATCGGGATGACGCCGTGCAGGTGCAGGAACCGCATCAGGGACCGCAGTTCGGCCACCCGTCCCTTCGCCGAGCCCGCCGAGACCCTGGAACACTCCCGCAGCAGGAACGCGTTCAGGTCCGCCCCGGTCAGACCGTACGGCGCGAACTCCCCGTCGGCCATCGCTTGTTCGGTCAGGAAGCGCCGGGCGGTGTTCCCGTAGCGCAGCATCGTCGACGCCGACAGGCCACGCTCGGATTCCATCCACCACCTGTACCGCTCCAGCAGATCCTCCGCCGGCGACGGTGTCACCCGCGGCACTGGCACCACTCCGGCCTCACGCAAGAACGTCAGCAGCGGGACCATGCCGCGCGGCCCAGCCACCCGGCAACGACCCGACTTCCGCAGGTCGGAAAGGTGTTGCTTCAGCCGACCCTCGTCCAGATCAGCAGCATCGAGGCCCTGCTCCGAAAGCCACAGTCCCACCTGCCCCAGATCCTTGAGCATGTTCCTGGAGGTCTGGGCCGTGTACCCGCGCTCCGCCAACCATGCCCGGTAGCCCTCGACCTGTGCGGTCAGGACACCCGCCTTCCGACGCGTACTTCCGAACGGCATCGCCACCCCCTCGCGGGAGCACCCTGCCCCCTCGCTCACGGAGGCTGCCCGGCACGGAAACTATGCAGAGCCATGCACAGCCGAAACCCCACGAAGGAGCGGAACAACGCACACGGCTCCAGCATAGTCGCGGTCTCGGCATAGGTCCAGCTATGCGGATATCCGCATAGCTGGACGAGCTCGGCTACATGGAACTCGACCGCCACGGCGCAGAACTCCTCTTCCAGGTCCTGACCGAACGCGAGGAGAAGAACAGCGTCGCCATAGCCTCCAACGAGTCCTTCGGCGGCTGGATCAAGACCTTCACTGACCCCCGCCTCTGCGCGGCCATCGTCGACCGCCTCACCTTCAACGGCACCATCATCGAGACCGGCACCGACTCCTACCGCCTCGCCAGCACCCGAGCCCGAGCCGAAGAACCAGCCAAGGCCGGCTGACCACCGCAGGCTCTTACCCGACGGCCCTCCGCCCCCCGGCGCGGAGGGCTGGTACGCACTTCCTGCGCTCGTGAGTACCGGTCAGTCCTGGGTTCTTTGCCTCTACCAGGCATTCCAGAGCACACCATGACGGTGGCGGACCGGCGGTATATCTGCGTCGTCAAGGTCGTGGCCAGCGCGGTGCAGCCCGCGGATCCGCTGGGCCTCGAGGCGCCCCTGGAGCCGGTCGCGGCCCTCAGCCGAAGCGATCTCGCCGGAGAACGATCCCTTCCTGCAGTACAGCACCATCCATTGCCAAGAGGTGATCCGCCGCAGCGTCTTCGCCGGGGCAGGGCGACGGCCTTCACGGGCTGCTTGGGCCAGTTCAGCGTTCGCGTAGCGCAGGTCATACAGGAACGTGGACTCCGACGCGCCCTCTCGGACGCGGAGCTGACTGGGAGTCGTGCGGACAGTTCGGGACATCAGGAGCCTCCGTAAGGCCCTCTGGGCTTTCCAGAGGCGCCTACGGCGGGTGCGTAGTGGTCAGCACAACCCAGCTCCCTTCGTCGGGCGGGACGATCTACCAGCGGCACAGTAGTCGCGCGGAGATGTGGAAGCCGAGGTTTTCCGCTCGCTCCTACTGCCGGGGCAAGCCGCTCCAAGCCCCTTCACGGAACTGCGGTCAGGCCCACTGTTGGATGACGTCATCTCTCGTGAACATCCACGGCACTCAAGATCGTCAACTGCTGCCCGAAGTGCTGACCAATCGCTGATACTTCATGGGCTCTGGCTCAATTTCCGTGATCGTGTAGCCGTGAGTGACACCGGCTGGACAGGGCGAGGATCGATCTGAGTACGCGTGCTGCCCGCACGTCGACCCAGCTGATGACGAACGAGTCTCAGTCGCCAAGGTCTCTCGCTTCGTAGCTGGCCAGCCCTATGGCGAGCAGGGGCGGTACCAGTGCGTTCAGATACCACGCCATGTCGGTCAGGGCTGGCGCTCCGGAGAGCCTTCGCCGGTCGATCGTCGGGATGAAGGAACAGTGCGATCGGCCAGCATGAAAAAGTAGCTGACCACCGGTTGCCGCGGTTGAGTGATAGATGCAGACGCCGACGAGGTAGTCAATGTTGTCCGGTGAGTCCACCACGGTCAGGACCTCAGCTGCCTGGTCAGTTGAAGCCGACTGCCAGTCGAACAGGCCGTCGTTGTTGACCATGTGGGAGATACCAAGGGGTTCCTGCAGCGACCACCCCTCACCGGCCAAGGCTCGCACCACGGCGTCCACTGTGACGGCACGTGCGAACACGAGATCGATGTCGGTGGTCCTGGACATTCGCGGCTCCTGCAGTGGGGTTGATCGATGTCGGAAGCGTTTCACGTGTGGTCATCAGTCAGGGAGCGAGGAGTACTCGTTTCCTCAGGAGTGCGAAGCCGGCTCGGCCGAACATCTGGCGTTTGAGCATCTTGATGCGGTTGACGTGCCCTTCCACGACGCCCGAGTTCCAGGGCAGCGTGAGCCCGGCGATGACCGCGGCCCGGTCGCGATCGATGCCGGCGGCGAGGGTATGGAGACCGGGCAGGTCGTCCTGGCGGACCGCGTCGAGCCACTCGGGCAGCCGTTGCCCCTGTCGCTCGGTGAGGATCTGGGCGAAGGAGCGGACATGTCGGGTGAGGGCTTCCAGTTCGGGGCAGTGGGCCAGGACGGCCTTGAGCTGGAGCTGTTCGACCTCGGAGACGGAGTCGGGGTGGCGCAGGATCCAGACGGCGACGGTGCGGGGTGAGGGCGGGGGTGCGGTGCCCGGATCGGCCGAAAGGCGTTTGGTGCGGAAGTAGGCGCGAACTCGCTGGTAGCTGCCTTTGTAGCCGAGTGGCACGATCTCCTCCCATACCTTCCATGTGTTGGTGCAGCCCTGGTTCCAGCGGTCGTCCAGGTAGGGCTTGTACTCGTCGAGAACGGAGGGGCGGCCCTGCCACTGGCCGTGGAAGAGGTCTTCCGGGGTGGTGGCGTCGGCGAGGAGCTTGACCGTGCGGTAGGTCATCCCGAGCTGGCGTTGGATCGCGCGGCGGCTGTGGCCGGCCGCCAGCAGGGCGTGGACGGCGGCATGGTTGGACCGGGTCCTGTCGGCGAACCGGTGGCCGGTGGGCCACGGCGAGCCAGTTGGGTCAGCTGGTTCTTCTGATTTCCTGACCTGTCGAGATGGCTCGGGTGCGGTGCCTCGCAGGCAGCCCCGATGGTCGGCGACGCACCGTTCGGCGGCTTCGCTGAGGTTGTGCCACAGATGCCAGCGGTCCGCGACCTGCACTGCCTGCGGTGCCCCGACGGTGGCGCCTTCGGCGAAGAAGGGAGCCCGATCCCGGCAGACAACCTCGATCCTTGGCCTCTTGGCCAGCCATGCGGCCAGGCTCGATGCCTCTCGGTCTGGCAACAGGTCCACCGGCCGTCGCGTTTCGACGTCGACCAGCACCGTGCCGTAGTGCCGGCCTTTGCGCGTCGCGTACTCATCGACGCCGACCACTCTCGGGGCGGGCAGATCCGGCTCGGGCAGAGCCTCGACGAGCCGCAGCACCGTACTGCGGCTGACGGACACCCCAAAGACGCCGGCCATCCGAGCTCCCGCCCGGCCAGCCAGGGCGAGGCCGACCGCCGCCAGCGTCGAACGCAGACGCTCGGTCCACCGGCCGTACTTCCGGGTCAATCCAGGCACCTGCTCAACGAACGTCCGCCGCCCGCACGCAGCGACCGGGCAGGCGAAGCGGCGGACCCGCAGACAGAGCACCACCCGGCGTCCCGCGCTGGGAACATCCGCAGGAAACCGCAGGTAGGAGCTATGAACCCGGATCGACCAGTTCCCGCAGCCCGAACACGCCGAACCGGTCGTTGTGCTGCGGGCCTCGACTCGTATCGTCTCGTTGCTCACGTCCACCGACACCACCGACACGTCCGCGATCGACGGGAACAGCAACTCCTCCAGCCGGAGGACTTCCACGATCCCGAACTGTCAGGTACCCGAGGTCACCACGGATCACTTTTAGGCGACTTCCAGGAGCCCAACACCACCACGAACCGTGACTCAGCGTGCGCAGGTCACGGAACTTGAGCCAGAACCACTTCATGTGAACGAAGCCACGACGGAAAGCACAACGGCCGCGCCGTCTTTGCGACGGCTGCGCACACGACCACGCCGTCCATCAACGGCCGCCGAGCTGGCCGCCCGGGTACCGCGACGTGGGGGCGAGCCGCATAACTGCCACGGCGGCGCGGACTCCAGCAGCTGCCCGGCTCCCGGCCCGCACCCGCACCCGCACCCGCACCCGCACCAAGATCCGCCTCGGACGTGGATGGCGAGTTAAGCACACCTCCCTCTCGATTTAAGAAGGACTCGTGCCTTCATCCGGACTCGGATTGTCACCCCCGAATCCACGTGCGGACAGCACGTCTACGACAGTTGCCGCTTCATCTCCGATCAAATCCCACAGGGGATCAGTTCCTGGGCTCTCGCCGGAGAGCCCTCCCTCCTCGATGGCGGTCTCGAAGGCATCCCTGAGGCGCTGAACTGCCTCCACTTCATCGAGGCCGCCCAAAGTAAAGCCAAGCGCCCCACGAGGATCATTCAATAGACCACTCGTGTCGTAGAGGAAATTCACTAGGTCGTCGAAATCGAGTTCCGCCGAATTATCCTCTTTCAGGTTCGATGCACGCCAAGCAGGGTCGGCCAACCTCGTGAGGTGCTCCAATATCAGCGCCCTCATCTCGGGATATTGCACACATGTATCAGGCATGGCTCACTCCGGGGAGTCCCACTTCTTCCAATTGATCCACTCGCTGTATGGTATGTGGCCTGCCGCATGTCCGCTCTTCAACGTCCCACCCTGAACCTGAGGCAGCGGCTTGCCGTCGCGACCGATGATGGCGCCACCGCTGTTAATCACCACATGGTCCACCTTTTGAGAATCAGCACCGTTCGGATCACCTCTGTCTATTCGAATGCTGGCCTGCTTGGGTCCTCTCCAGACGAACCCATATTTGATCGACCCGCCCTTCTTTACCGAGGCCCTCATGCTCCGAGTCATCTCAGGACCGGTCCAACCAGACGCACGCGGGACCTTCCCGGCTGCGCCCTCAGGGAACCATCCGACGCCGTAGGACTTGGGGAGGCCTGATCCACCACCCTTCCCGCCGGGTCGGCGCGCGGCACCGCCCATACCGAACATGGCCGCCAAAGCACCTGGAACCAGGTAGCTATCAGACTGCGTATCCATCCCTTGTTCGGCAGCCCAAGCATCATATTGGGCACCGAGATCACACCCTCCAGCCTCCTGATTGTCACCCCAGCAGTCCAGATTGAACGGGGTGTACAGAAGTTCCGCCCCGTAGGCAGCATTTCTCAGCAAGCCGAGCAGAGACTCTCCGACAGGGTCAGGCTTTTGCAGAGAGACGCAGCCGAGGTTACTGCAGACCATCCCGTTGGGCCCGACAACAAAAGTGGTGACTCCTCCGCCGCCCCCGCTCCCGCCCCCACTGCCGTTGGTGCCACCAGAGCCGCCGCTGGGCGACGTGCCGTTGTAACCCGGGCCGCCGTCTCCGGGAGGTGAGCTGCTGTTGGTCGGGAACGCTGGGTCGGGTTTGCCGCTGTTGTCCCCCGGCTGGCATCTGCCGTTACCCGGGTCCAGGCAGGTTCCGGTCGGGTCGGAGTTCGTGGCCGGGGACTGGCCGGCGTAGCTGTAGCCGTTGAGCGTCTGGTGCTTGTCGATTTCGAGCAGCGGGTCGACGCTGATGAACTGGCCGATGCCCGGGTCGTACGCGCGAGCGCCGATGTGGGTCAGTCCCGTCGCGGAGTCCGTCGGCTTGCCCAGGAACGTCTTGTCGTCTGGCCAGGAAGTCGGTTTGGGCCCGCGCGGAGCGCCGAACGGTGTGCTGTAGCGCTTGGTGGCGGCTTGTGTGGTGGCGTCGGTGGCGATGCTGCTTGTGCCGTGGTGGTCGGCGGCCAGGAAGCTGAGCTTGGTGCCGCCCGTGCCCGACGTGGCCGTGCGGACGGCAAGCGTCTGACCTGCGGCGCTGTAGTAGCGGGTGCCGGTGACCGTCTTCGCGGCGCCCTTTACGGTGAGGCGCACCTCGGTCGAGCCGAGGTAGAGGACCGTGTCTCCGTCGCCGGTCGCGCGGCGGATCAGCAGTTCCCCGTCCGCGTCGTACA
It includes:
- a CDS encoding ATP-binding protein — translated: MTLPRQRGLTEQAADAAIDTACRLLRLPSIRNEFNEIVDRAIKDQMTYRGFLAELLMTECDDRARRRSERQIKAAGFPREKSLRAFDFDANPNIDAATVHTLASCEWIKKSQLLCLIGDSGTGKSHMLIALGTEAAMKGYRVRYTLATKLVNELVEAADEKQLNKTIARYGRVDLLCIDLCRDRDYADNPLATVASSPVWSAFETSRWKGDPLANGVHPCVRAVRMAWATSAGTTGLVVRPNQFSGWCEPVSTTRTVPGTVASSTANVSGPQPFDWQ
- a CDS encoding tyrosine-type recombinase/integrase, with translation MTDLHQALADYLRLRRSLGHQMAEAAYLLPDFVSFMDNRGEQTVTVAVAVALDWMKTREPEVVTTVSPRRITAVRGFARYLSGTDPATEVPPLGLVPYNRRRGQIFLYSDADIAAIMAATEDTIPQPLRAATYYTLIGLLAASGLRIGEAIKLDRDDIDWPQGVLHIRESKFGKSRLVPLQGSATNALREYDRLRKDLMPRPKDPAFFISLTAKRLIYACVHPVFRALVDAAGVGRDAPHRPRLHELRHTFAVRTLLHWYRTEDNVQARIPSLSTYMGHREPACTYWYLSAAPELLALAAARRDGVRKAARS
- a CDS encoding tyrosine-type recombinase/integrase; translation: MLVARLGLRSIEVARLLLNDVDWRCGEIVVRGKGRREDRLPLPADVGEALVAYLSGARPRLDARHVFLTCRAPHGPIRADLVGDVVERACLRAGSPKVGPHRLRHALAADMLRNGAGLTAIGQVLRHQDLATTALYAKVDFIALRAVAQPWPGTEAA
- a CDS encoding site-specific integrase, with protein sequence MLKDLGQVGLWLSEQGLDAADLDEGRLKQHLSDLRKSGRCRVAGPRGMVPLLTFLREAGVVPVPRVTPSPAEDLLERYRWWMESERGLSASTMLRYGNTARRFLTEQAMADGEFAPYGLTGADLNAFLLRECSRVSAGSAKGRVAELRSLMRFLHLHGVIPMKLGGAVPPVGGWRFASVPPTMATGDVQRLLDHTPRQGSASATTRS
- a CDS encoding ISL3 family transposase; translated protein: MEVLRLEELLFPSIADVSVVSVDVSNETIRVEARSTTTGSACSGCGNWSIRVHSSYLRFPADVPSAGRRVVLCLRVRRFACPVAACGRRTFVEQVPGLTRKYGRWTERLRSTLAAVGLALAGRAGARMAGVFGVSVSRSTVLRLVEALPEPDLPAPRVVGVDEYATRKGRHYGTVLVDVETRRPVDLLPDREASSLAAWLAKRPRIEVVCRDRAPFFAEGATVGAPQAVQVADRWHLWHNLSEAAERCVADHRGCLRGTAPEPSRQVRKSEEPADPTGSPWPTGHRFADRTRSNHAAVHALLAAGHSRRAIQRQLGMTYRTVKLLADATTPEDLFHGQWQGRPSVLDEYKPYLDDRWNQGCTNTWKVWEEIVPLGYKGSYQRVRAYFRTKRLSADPGTAPPPSPRTVAVWILRHPDSVSEVEQLQLKAVLAHCPELEALTRHVRSFAQILTERQGQRLPEWLDAVRQDDLPGLHTLAAGIDRDRAAVIAGLTLPWNSGVVEGHVNRIKMLKRQMFGRAGFALLRKRVLLAP